A genomic stretch from Limanda limanda chromosome 11, fLimLim1.1, whole genome shotgun sequence includes:
- the ctps1b gene encoding CTP synthase 1b: MKYILVTGGVISGIGKGIIASSVGTILKSCGLHVTAIKIDPYINIDAGTFSPYEHGEVFVLDDGGEVDLDLGNYERFLDIRLTKDNNLTTGKIYQSVINKERRGDYLGKTVQVVPHITDAIQEWVMKQARISVDDDGVEPQVCVIELGGTVGDIESMPFIEAFRQFQFKVKRENFCNIHVSLVPQPSTTGEQKSKPTQNSVRELRGLGLSPDLIMCRCTSPLQTAVKEKISMFCHVEPTQVVCVQDVSSVYRVPLLLEEQGVVSYFCQRLNLPVEIMRPRRMLTKWKEMADRSDRLLEHVSIALVGKYTKLSDSYTSVIKALEHSALAINHKLEVKYIDSADLETTTLQDEPVKYHEAWQRLCSSHGVLVPGGFGVRGTEGKILAISWARKQNKPFLGVCLGMQLAVCEFARNVLGWEDANSTEFNPDSKHPVVIDMPEHNPGQMGGTMRLGKRRTIFKSNTSVLKKLYGDFEYVEERHRHRFEVNPELKHHFEAKGFNFVGQDVEGERMEVIELEGHCYFVGVQYHPEFTSRPIKPSPPYFGLLLAAAGKLQGYMAKGCRLSPRDTYSDRSGSSSPEVDSSELRFPSL, from the exons ATGAAGTACATCCTGGTGACGGGAGGCGTGATCTCGGGGATCGGGAAGGGCATCATCGCCAGCAGCGTGGGAACAATCCTCAAGTCCTGTGGCCTCCACGTGACGGCCATCAAAATCGACCCCTACATCAACATCGACGCTGGCACCTTCTCACCATATGAACACG GTGAAGTATTTGTTCTTGACGACGGCGGAGAGGTGGATCTGGACTTGGGGAACTATGAGCGATTCCTGGACATTCGTCTCACCAAAGACAACAACCTCACCACCGGAAAGATCTACCAGTCGGTGATCaacaaggagaggaggggagactACCTCGGCAAGACTGTACAAG TGGTACCCCACATCACAGATGCCATCCAGGAGTGGGTCATGAAGCAGGCCAGGATCTCAGTAGACGATGACGGCGTGGAGCCACAAGTTTGTGTCATAGAA CTGGGAGGCACAGTGGGGGACATCGAGAGCATGCCCTTCATCGAGGCCTTCAGACAGTTCCAGTTCAAGGTGAAGAGGGAAAACTTCTGCAACATCCACGTCAGCTTGGTGCCACAG CCCAGCACCACAGGAGAACAGAAATCCAAACCAACCCAGAACAGTGTCCGAGAGCTCAGAGGGCTCGGCCTCTCTCCAGACTTG ATCATGTGCCGCTGTACATCACCGCTACAAACTGCCGTGAAGGAGAAGATCTCCATGTTCTGTCATGTCGAGCCCACACAG GTGGTCTGTGTCCAGGATGTGTCCTCGGTTTACAGAGtgcctctgctgctggaggagcagggagtCGTCAGCTACTTCTGTCAGCGGCTGAACCTGCCTGTGGAGATAATGAGGCCCAGAAGGATGCTCACAAAGTGGAAGGAGATGGCCGACAG ATCTGACCGTCTCCTGGAGCATGTCTCCATCGCCCTTGTGGGGAAGTACACAAAGTTATCGGACTCCTACACTTCAGTTATTAAGGCCCTCGAGCACTCAGCCCTGGCAATCAATCACAAGCTGGAGGTCAAG TACATAGACTCTGCAGACCTGGAGACTACGACTCTTCAAGACGAACCAGTGAAATATCACGAGGCCTGGcaaagactctgcagctctcA tGGTGTGTTGGTACCAGGAGGTTTCGGTGTGAGAGGGACAGAAGGAAAGATTCTGGCTATTAGCTGGGCAAGGAAGCAGAATAAGCCGTTCCTGG GAGTATGCTTGGGCATGCAGCTGGCTGTGTGCGAGTTTGCCCGCAATGTTCTCGGATGGGAAG ATGCAAACTCCACAGAATTCAACCCTGACTCCAAACACCCTGTG GTGATTGACATGCCGGAGCACAACCCAGGGCAGATGGGTGGGACTATGAGGTTGGGGAAGAGGCGGACGATTTTCAAGTCCAACACCAGTGTCCTGA AAAAGCTGTACGGAGATTTCGAATATGTTGAGGAGCGGCACAGACACAGATTTGAG GTGAATCCGGAGCTGAAGCATCATTTTGAAGCGAAGGGTTTTAATTTTGTTGGTCAGGatgtggaaggagagagaatgGAAGTCATTGAATTGGAAG GACACTGTTACTTCGTCGGAGTGCAGTACCATCCAGAGTTCACCTCCAGACCCATCAAACCCTCTCCTCCATACTTTGGTCTCCTGCTGGCGGCTGCAGGAAAACTCCAGGGCTACATGGCCAAGGGCTGTCGCCTTTCTCCACG GGACACCTACAGCGACCGCAGCGGCAGCAGCTCTCCTGAAGTGGATAGCTCCGAGCTGAGGTTCCCCTCTTTGTAG
- the taf12 gene encoding transcription initiation factor TFIID subunit 12 has product MANSTTAAVKVLGTPGPAGRTSPEGSQVLSKKKLQDLVREIDPNEQLDEDVEEMLLQIADDFIESVVTAACQLARHRKSNTLEVKDVQLHLERQWNMWIPGYGSDEIRPFKKACTTEAHKQRMALIRKTTKK; this is encoded by the exons aTGGCTAACAGCACCACAGCGGCTGTGAAGGTTTTGGGGACCCCTGGTCCTGCTGGCAGAACCAGTCCAGAGGGATCTCAG GTTCTTAGTAAGAAGAAGCTCCAGGACCTGGTGCGAGAGATTGACCCAAATGAGCAGCTGGATGAAGATGTGGAGGAG ATGCTGCTACAAATTGCAGACGACTTTATAGAGAGTGTAGTGACAGCAGCCTGTCAACTGGCTCGCCATCGCAAGTCCAACACCTTGGAGGTGAAGGATGTTCAGTTACATCTTG AACGCCAGTGGAACATGTGGATTCCTGGTTATGGCTCAGATGAAATCCGGCCGTTCAAGAAGGCCTGCACCACAGAGGCTCACAAACAG aGAATGGCGCTGATCCGTAAGACAACCAAAAAATAA
- the rab42b gene encoding ras-related protein Rab-42b — translation MDLTLWQYQFRIIMLGDSTVGKSSLLKRYTENLFLESINQTVGVDFYVHFLEVEQGVRVKLQFWDTAGQERFRSVTRSYYRNSVGGLLVFDITNRASFDRIKDWHTEVCERVQPHKVLFVLVGQKSDRDAVGERAVSREEAEKLAGQLGMPYLEASAKSGHNVRESFELLARRVYQGLLSGEVELQEGWDGVKCAAPQALQLQRASQATVSKTSNSNKKCCG, via the exons atGGACCTCACCCTGTGGCAGTACCAGTTCCGGATCATCATGCTGGGGGACTCCACGGTGGGCAAGTCCTCCCTGTTGAAGCGCTACACCGAGAACTTGTTCCTGGAGTCCATAAACCAGACGGTGGGTGTGGACTTCTATGTTCACTTCCTGGAGGTGGAGCAGGGGGTGCGTGTCAAGCTGCAGTTCTGGGACACAGCAGGACAGGAGAGGTTCAG gtCAGTGACCCGTTCTTACTACCGCAACTCAGTCGGAGGCCTGCTGGTGTTCGACATCACCAACCGCGCCTCCTTTGACCGCATCAAGGACTGGCATACCGAGGTGTGCGAGCGAGTGCAGCCGCACAAGGTTCTGTTTGTCCTGGTTGGACAAAAGAGCGACCGCGACGCAGTAGGAGAGAGGGCGGTGAGTCGAGAAGAGGCTGAGAAACTGGCCGGGCAGCTGGGGATGCCGTACCTAGAGGCCTCCGCCAAGTCGGGCCACAATGTGAGGGAGTCTTTCGAACTCCTGGCTCGTCGGGTCTACCAGGGTCTGTTGAGCGGggaggtggagctgcaggagggatgGGACGGAGTCAAGTGCGCCGCCCCCCAggcgctgcagctgcagagagccAGTCAGGCTACGGTCAGCAAAACCTCCAACAGCAACAAGAAGTGCTGTGGTTGA